The DNA segment TGGACCAAAACATCAACTTAGTAGCCCAATTGAACGAAAAATTGGGACTTGCCAAAGATGATTTTAAGGTTCATATGTAAGACTTTATTAACTCTAACTTTAAAAGAGGGTATTATGAAAAAATACTTAGTTTATGCTCTACCCGTTGTGCTTGTGATTTTCACATATGCTTGTGGGGGCAAGGCTGGCAACAAACTCACCTATGACAAACCGGAAGCTCCGGTAGAAGGGTTTTTTAAGGCGGTGTCAGATCAAAAATTCGATATTGCTTGGAAATCTCTTTCCAAACACACTCAAGATCGATTCATCGAAGAAGTCGCTAAAGAAGAATCGATGGATAAAGAAAAAATCCGGGCCATGTTCGACAAAAATGACTTGCCCATCCAAAATGGTTTTTGGAAGGCCTTTCGCGACACCAGCAAAACCGAAGAAATGGTGAAGGGCGCTTCTTTTAGCGTGCAATCTTCGTCAGCCAATGAAGGGTTGATTAACTTCAACACCTCCAACGGTGCGGTTATTCCTTGTAAGGTTTTTAAAGAAGGGGATAGCTGGAGATTCGGCTACGCTGAGACGTTTAATATTTAAACAATGTCATTGCGAGGAGCTTTGCGACGAAGCAATCTTATACAAATAGGCTGAGATTGCTTCGCAGACGCTCGCAATGACAGAAGTGTCATTGCTGACTCTGCAATGACACTTCTTACAAAATCCATGCCTTTAAGTTTTCTCGCGAACTAACTCGACCTTGTGGGTCGAAGATGTTCGCGAGAAAACTTTCTGCATAAAAGGGCCCCGCTGTCATCGCAACCAAACGATGTTGCAATTCATAGGCCCTAATCTTTACATAACTCTTCACCACTTCTTTGGGTCTCAAGTCATCATGGGGAAAGGCCTGGATAATGCCCTGCACCAGGGCTTCGGGGTTGCTTGTGTCAGAGGCGGTTTCTAACCACAGTTGAATGCGTTGTTCGAGCGAAGTTAAAGTTATTTTTTGCGACCAAAATTCTACAGGCTCCGCTTTTAAAACTTCGGCAAATTGTCGCATAGCCGCGGGATAATCTTTTTGTATTTTTTCTAATTGGGCCTTGGCCTCTGCCTTTGCCCTTTGCATGTACTCATTTTCTTCACCCACGAGGTTATGGCTATCGAAAAAGTCCCCTACGGTGGGGGCCAAGAAATGAGTCGCATCGCTTAGCCAAGAACGTTCACCCTCGGTTTCACGCAAGGTGCTGGCACGGTGGGAAAGAGCGATAGTTTCGCTACCTGCTGCCATTCGCAGCATCCCTGAAAAAGCCAAATCACCCACCATGGCCCAGCCCGAAACCTTGGCCATAAAATTCATGGGCTTAGAATATAAGAAACGATAGAGCCTGCTTTCGGTATCTAGCAATTGAGCAAACATGGGCACGGTATAAGCCGCCCCCATGGCCATCACCGCCTTTTCAGAATCACCAAGCCCTGCCCTGGTTAAACCTAACTCTGCTAAGCGCCCCCAAAAGATGCCATGCCCCATGGCCACCGTCGCTCGCACGGGGAGCCTGGCCACACCTTTTAACCCATCCCCCACGGTAAGGCCGTAAGTGCTGGCCCGCCAAACATCGACGGGTAAATTCCTCGGCGCATGAAAGGTATAACGCACGAAGGATTCACGGTAAACTTTTGCCACTTCTTGGGTAACAAAGGCATAAGGCCGATGGGCAAAGCGATTATCTAAAACCTCCAAAACTTTGCCCCCTACTTGGCGGCCAACCTCAATACCCGTGACAGTAACACCATAACTCAATTCGCGATCTCGAACGGGATCTAGCCCAATGGATTTCGCCACGTGTGGAGCCACCACCATGCTAGTTAATCCCAACACCAAAGAACCGCTTTGCGTATTCAATCGATTGAGCAGAGTGTTTTGGGGAAAGCGAGAGGGCATATCTAATTTTTGCAATGCCTCAACGCTTAAAGGTTGGCCATGGGATCCCTCGGCAATTTTAGCCAAATCTTCCACTCGTTGCAGCCCTGCGTGGTGGCCTAAAAGCAAATGACTTTGCCTTGGATCTACCCCTAGCCCTTGTGCAACTTGATTCAACCGAGGCACTGATAAATAAGGCGAGCTTACTCGCCGGATGTCTCCTTCGGATCTTCCACCCACGGGAATTGCATCCACACGCCCTACAGGCGTGGTAGCCTTAGAACTGCGCACGACTTTGGGCTGGCCATCGGGGCCTAAGCGACTCTGCACCAAATCAGCATCGGAAGTTTGGGGCAACCTACCTTCAACGGGCAACCTACCTTCAACCAAAGCAGAGGCTCGGTCAAAACGAACCGCCATGGAATCGGGGGTGGCCAGCACCGGCACATGATGGGCAGGGAGTTTAATCACGGCCCGTCGCACATCGGAAACGACATCACCATTGGCAATCGTAGCGACCTCCAACGGTGCACCGGGAGTTAAAGTAATATGCCCTCGTTTAGCTAAGAACCGTTGCAAGCGGTTGGGCTTGTCCCGATGAAAGAATGTCAAGGCCACCTCTTGCCCAGGTTTGATGGCGATATTGAGATGCTTGGGCACAATAAGCGGCCGATGATTGGGTGCCGTTAAATCGATGCCGATGCGATGCACCCCAATGCTTCTTGCCCAATCCCCCACTTTATTACCCAATACTTTACGCAAAAGATCTTCAATCTTGACCCCTATGGTATTGCCCAAACCACGGGCAAAACCTTCGACCACGCTAGCCACCCCACGTAACGTTGGCTGTACCAAAATCAAACGGAAATGATCAAAGGGCCCTGGCGCCCCCACCACACCACCAATAATGGGGCTGCTCGTGCCTAAAATCGTGCCCACCGTAAACCGAGTTTGTTTTGTTTTGGGGTCAACCACGGTCTGGCCATCCACCGTCAACTCCACATCAAAACCACCTTGGCTCAAGGCTACTCTGATGGTCTTTGGGACATATTTCATAAATGTCCCAAGAGTCTTTTTACCCGTACGAGCCTTTTCTTCCTCCACCCATTTAAACAATTGGGCCCCGTAACCAAAAGCCACCGAATGGCTCACCGTGCCCACACCTTCCAAAACCGGCTGGAGTCGCCCAATCGGGACACCTGCGGCAATGGCCTGTGGAATATCAGGGGCCGTCGATGATGCACCCACCAAAACCGCTAAATCCGATGCCGTGCCATGTTTGGTGTAGACAAATTGCACGGCCCCCTTAAGACGTCGACTCACTTCAGCAGGATCGCCACCCATGCCATTGCCTTCTCCAAGGATGGTTCTCGTGACCGCTGATTGCACAAAATCAAGCGTGCCATCGCCACCAACTACAACAACGGTGATGGGGCCTGAACCATTGTGCCTTGCCCTAAAGGCTAAAAATTCTTCCCCAATTCTTCTGGCTCGATTCGTTGCATCTGGAATATTTTCGGAAAATAAAGAAAATTCCGCCCCGGTACTCCGGAATGCAGACCTAATATGCGGGATCTCACTAGCAACCCGCCCCGCTTGAGCCGTTGGGTTCACCACCACAAACACGGGGTGACCATCTAAGACACGCAATGCAAAAGGAGGTTTGCTGGCTGGCGAACGAGCTGCAGACCCGGCACCTGCACGAGCACGACCTGCTCGTCGCCAAGTTACAGTCTCTACAGTCGCTGCTGCGCTCCCCACCCCCTGAACACCCGTCGTTGCCGGTGGTGCCATGGTTCCTCGAAAAAAGGCTTGTGATTATTTTGTAAGATGAAACTTCTATCGCTTGCCTGCACTTGAGGTTGCTAATAATTAACTTGAATTCTTATAATGCGCCGCGTCATGAGACTGCTTTTTTGTAATTTGCCTTCACCACGGTGTGAATGCCTCCCCGCACGAGAAAATCACCGGTCACCTCTATGACCCGCGGCTTCACTGCCGCCACTAAATCATCCAAAATTTGATTCACCACCGCCTCATGAAAGGCACCTTCGTTACGATAAGCCCATAAATAAAGCTTGAGCGACTTCAACTCCACACAAAGTTCATCCGGAATATAGCTAATGTAAATCGTCGCAAAATCGGGCTGCCCAGTTTTGGGGCACAAACACGTAAATTCGGGGCATTCGAAGTTGATTTCGTAATCCCTGCTGGGTTTTGGGTTGGGAAAGGCTTCTAGGTTTTTAGATGGATGTGAAGGCATATCATTTTCATGTCATATATGGATCCCGGGTCAAGCCCGGGACGACGCAATACCGTCATGCATGGATCCCGGGTCCCCGGACTTGATCCGGGGACCCGGGATCCACATATGACATCGTTAAGCCAATATCCTATTAGGATTTAACCTTGCAAGCCCAAACCGGGTCACTATAATAAGCGAAGGGAGTCTTATGAAAACCTTAGTTAAAAAACTTATTTCTGTCATTGTGTTATCGAGCGTGTGCCTGGCGTTCCAACCCGCCATGGCTCAAGACGAACAAGGGATTTTAAATATCGGCGAGCAGCCTTACTATAACTATTATTATAACTCCGGTTACACCCCACCCTATTCTGGCTACGGCAGCAATCCTTACAACAACCCTTATCTTTACAACCAGGGGTCAGGTCAACTCAACATGGGTCGACCCAACGCGACTGGGCTGCAACAAAATTTGAAAAATTATATTAGAGATAATTTGCGAAATGTTCAGGATACGGTTGATATTTTAGGCGGGTATTCTTATTAAGGACCAAAGTCGTGTGACCAATTGCGTTGGGCGGGGTCAGGTGGACTCTCTCCCTGCCTGCCTGTATTGTCTTGCTTGTAACACTCTCTCACGAGACAAATAGTGCCTAAACCTAGGCCAGCACCTAAGGAAAGCCCGGTAAGGTGCGGTACCCAATCATTATCGGACCATTGAAAACCAACTCCTACACCGGGGATACCCTCATCGGAGACAAATGCGGTTAGTCCTCCAACACCCGCTCCTGCCAAAGCACCTCCCGCATATTGCATGTCAGAATCTTCATTGGCAAAGCCATTGACGAGTAAGACGACACCTGCAACAGCGATAACTGCTTCAGTGATGGGTGCCACCGTATGGGTCATGGTTTGACTTCTTGCGGCCAAACCCTTTTGCTGTTCAATAATATCTTCAATGGGCCCAGTATCTTCTAGCTCTAACGTGTACGTAACGATCTGCCCAGCTTCTAACACAAAGTATTTTTTTTCAGCTTCACTTGCAATCAGCAAATATTCCAAAAAGGCCCGCAATGCGATCTCATAGTGACGTTTGGTGGTTCGGGGGGCATTTTGCAAAATCGAGGCACCCGTGGCTTGCACTGCCTTGGCCGACAGAAATAATTTTTTCTCTCCATCTTCTTTTTTTAACTGAACGGCCTTCGCAAAACTCGCTACTACGGCCTTCATGGGCGAAGGATCACCATTATCGCCATAGAGTTCTTCGATGGGTTTAGTAACCACTCCCAAAACTTGATTGCGGGTTTCTTGTTCAGCAATAGCAGCTCGAACTTCCGGAGTTAGCCAATTCCAATGCATCGAACGGGCAAGAGGTGTCCAATCTCCTTCTAACTTAAGAATGCTGGTTGCGTTTTCACAACGGTAACTGGCTAATTCATCACCCAACCCACTACCTAAGGCCGCTTGGTATTCCTTGCTTTTGGGAAGAGCCAACTCTTTATACATATTGCGAAGCAAATTGCAGTAACCCCTTTCTAACTTCCTAGGATCTTTCTCCGCATCAGCGGGAACTGCCCCAAAATAGGGGCTACTATCACCTGACTTTTCTTCCAACACAACGAACGATCGATAACCCTGAATAAAAGCCTCGTCATAAACAACACCCTCACCCAAATACGCATGGGCCAAGCGGTCGACCCCATAATCATACATCCTACGAATATCATAAAAAACCTCGGCTCTTTTTGTTAACCAGGTAGCCGCTCCGTCATCAACTTGGCCCCCAATCCAGCTTTTGAATTGGGCAATAGCCTTTTTTTTATCTTGAGTATCCTCGGGAAAATGCCTGGCATAATCAAAAACCATACCTTGATCTTGTAGATCTACAAGGCCATTGATGCCCCTTTCAGCAGGTCCCACAAAATGATAAGCCCCTTTAACAAAATCAATTCGCCATAATTGTTCCTTACTTAAAGGCAAGGTACGTGCTGATTCCAAACCACCTAACACCATAGTGTCAAGTGCCGCCTTGGCAGGATTGTTGGTTAATTTATGGATAAAATCAGCAAGTAATTCAACTTCCGGAATTTTTTGCCCGGCTTGGGTGGGATAGTTATTCACCACATAGTCTGCAATCTCAAACATAGATTGCACACGCCCTCTAGTAACATTATTTCTACCTATAAAAAATTTATTGGCAATCTGGAGGGTTAACTCAATAGCCTGAAGGTCTTCCGGAAGCAGCGCCTTAGCTTTGTCTGCATCGACCGCCACAAAACGATCGCCTTGCCGTTTGAAGGCAAATTTTTCAACTTCCTTGCGATTGGGTAATTTGAGGGGAATTTCATAAACACAATCCCCACGATCTTGAAAACAGGCCGCTGCGGGCAAGGGAATGCTGTCTATTTTAACTTCAACTGAACGCACCATTAATATGCCACCATCCTAACATTATGGATCCCGGACTTAGATCCGGCATCCATTCACGCCAGGCTAAGCCCTGATGACCCATGATACGGCCTGTTATCGCTAGGGGTCAAATAATGTTTCTTTGTTTTTTTAAATAACACCTATTAGCTAAAATATGTAAAAATTCGTTATTTTTATACAGCAACTAATAGTGGGCTTTAATAGTGGCGGTGGTCAAAAAGACCCCACCATTGGCCAAATCACCTTGAATGGTAATTTTGGAAGCCCCGCGGGGTAAGTACTTTAAAGTTTGCCAGGCCGGAAAGCTAAAACGCATATCGGCCACCCCATTGCCATTACGATCCCCGGTTTTGATCTTATTGGAAGATACAATCTCTTGGGGCAGCGCTTGTTCATTGACTTTAATAATGGAAATGGGGGCATCTTTTCTAAAGATCTTTAAATCCTGGCCCTTGGGCGCCTCGATCAATACCAGCAGATCCCCCTTGGCTTTGCCCTTGGCCAAATTGGCCTCGAGGCCATTACCGGTTACTTCAGCAAACACAGGTTCTTTTAACAATTTGCCTTTTTTGATTTTTGCCCGCGGTTCAAGGCCTGCCCCACCCTTTTTTATTGAGCCGGGGGTGAGTTTAGCCGTAAATTTTTCGCCCACCAACAGACTCAGCTGCGAACCCTTGGCCGTTGGCATAGCTTTAATCTTGCCATCGAGCACTAACGAACGCCCACCCACCCAAGCTTCTTGTAATTGAATTTCAATCAACCGATTCTTTTTGGATTCACCAAACGATGCTAGCTTGCCTCTTAATAAAGTGCCTTTGCTAATCCCACCTTCGGATTCGGCCGCTTCAAAATACACCTCTTCTCCCACCTTTGAAATCCCCGTATTGATCGACTGTAGGGCCACGACGGTTAAATCTTTGTCGACATCACCTTTTATAACT comes from the Deltaproteobacteria bacterium genome and includes:
- the queF gene encoding NADPH-dependent 7-cyano-7-deazaguanine reductase QueF, with amino-acid sequence MPSHPSKNLEAFPNPKPSRDYEINFECPEFTCLCPKTGQPDFATIYISYIPDELCVELKSLKLYLWAYRNEGAFHEAVVNQILDDLVAAVKPRVIEVTGDFLVRGGIHTVVKANYKKAVS